In Tripterygium wilfordii isolate XIE 37 chromosome 17, ASM1340144v1, whole genome shotgun sequence, the genomic window ATTTGCAGGAACAGCTACATCAATCATTTTTGGATACGGGAGGTTTAGATCtgtaaataataacaataattagTTCACATCTAAAAGTTCATAGAAACATATCAAAAAACTCAGTCCTCAGTAAGACAGTTCacatgaaaaaaatttcaagttaCGTAAAAGTATACTTACTTTCCATGATATTCTTGAATGTTTCCTGCATAAAACAGTTCAGATATATTTTCACATCAGAGaaatattaagaaaaaaataaacaacaaacataaaaatttcAAGTTACAATTCCAATGTATTGATCATCGATATTCAACAATTCAAGATGAATGTTACATGAATTTACGAGTATGATTATCACGTGTAAGGTGAAAAGACAATTACCCCATCCTTTGTAAGCCTTGGATTATACAGTATCTCCTCACCTACGGTGCTAACCTGGGTCTCAGATAGAAACGGCATTAGCTGCTGATTGaatcaatttcacaatcttacgaaataaaagaaattagacCATACGGTGAATCCCTTGTAATCATGAGCAGGAAAGATGAAAGTATCCTTGGGCAGCGTGAAAATCTGAGTCCATAATAGAGAGAATAAATATCTGGAGATCACAATGTGCAAATTGTATCTTCTACTAGAAAGTATAGCATGATATTGTTCTTGCCTGCGAATGCACTGATTTATAGAGTTGCTCAGAACTTCCTCCCTGCAAGTAAATTAATGAGATTAAAAATACTGTCAATTTACAATTTCCTTTGAAAGAATTGCCTCCGTAAATGTATTAATTCCATTACTGAAGCTCTGACAATTAGAAAGATTATTCACCAATGATTctcattttataaaaaaatccgTTTTGAACATATCAAGATATAATCCAcaaccctttttttttgaagaaaaattgaaTCTACAGCTCTGCATATGCTAAACCTGAAAATCAGTTCTCCCGCACCCACGTATCAGTAAGGCATCACCCGTGAAAGCCATCCTTGGTTGGGGCTGATCAGGGCCATCTCCAGTAACATATGTCACACAACCTAGAGTATGTCCAGGAGTAGCACGaaccttacaaaaaaaaaaaaaaacattgaattcAAAAGTTCTAAACAATACATAAAACAACTGCTGAATTGCTAATGCAGTTTAAAGACATCAACAAAAAGTACACAAACTTTCTCTGCTCTATTCTAAAGGGAACGGACACATACCTCAAGAAACAGAccaccaaaatatattttatcacCAGCTTCAATATGAAGAtcagcttttgaattgctaGCTCTTGATATCACAGATTTTACACCAGGAAACTTAGTCTGCAACAAATCAATTTGCGGTCATATGACATCAAAAGAGGAAATATGGAAACATATATGGAagaaattccaaaccttcaacaGACCAGTACCAGTGACATGGTCAGCATGAACATGAGTGTTTATAGCATAAATTAGCTTCAATCCTAGCTCTTTCACGAGGGAGAGGTCCCTCTCTACAGTCTTGTCAACTGGATCAATCAACTTCACAACCAAATATAGTAATTATAGTTaatgatacaaaaaaaaaagaaaattaatattaaGCAGACTCTCTCAGCACAACCTCAATTCcaattctttcctttttttccggAATTCTCAGCAACAAAAACAGATAAGACGATCACACTGTCTTCTCAACTGGTCAATcaatttttcaataaagatcAGAATAACAAAGAAAGAACAATAATTTTCACATAGTCAACGCAAATTGATTTCCACGTTGTTTCAATTTCCTCCTGCTTTCTCAGCAATCAAATCCATTAAAAGCATTAAGCGAAAGactaaaagataaattttggtTGCAATACAATAGACCCTAACCAGAGCAGGCTTATCGGGGTGAGCCACGTCTGCCAGCAAATACGTGTAGGTAGACGATTCCTTCTCGAACAGTTGACGAAACAAGAGCTTATTATCCTTCAAAGGCGACGCCTCCCCTGAAGACGTCGTATAGGCAGCACCAGATGGAGCAGAATACGCCATTCGCGATGGTGATTTCAGGTAGCCTGTCTTTGCCGCTAGAGAGCTCGTAGTCCACGAAGAAATTCTTGGCGAGAGCGAGTGAGTGCAGATGGAGAGTCGATTCAAATTCATTCGAAGTATCATCTTTTGTCCGTGTCTTTGATGTGGCGATGGAGCCGATTTTCTTGCTCTGGAATTTTTTATTCAGTAATGGAggaaacaagaaacaaacaacTGACATGGCATCTGTTGGCGGAAATACCAACAGCCAATGGGTGGGCTTCTACTTGCACAAATGATGGTTGAGCCCACTTCAATGGGAATTTCAAATTTGGGCCGCGATGGTCCACTtcaatgtgatttttttttaaacagggaAGGAGGGATATTCGAAGCAATCATGGTCATCACTAATCAAGATGATACAGATAATTCTTACTACTCTAATTAATGGCTCGGGCGTCACTTCAATGTGATATTGATTGACAAATTTTCTatctttttgagttttttttttatttaaatatttacaattttattaattttgatatCTCCGAGATAATTCAATGATTTTTGCGAGTTTTTATGAACTTGCAAGTTTTATATTCCCATTATGAAGCAATGAACAACATCCCTTGTTGCTGTTACATTCCTGTTTGACACCATAACCAATATACCTAATCCTGCCACAAGCAGCAGTAACTAGTAGTATTTGAATCAGCAGAAACTCCAGTACTGAACAACTCTGAACTATCTCCTACAAAACCAAATCCAACCATCTCATCTATATACATGTAAGCCATTGCTTCATTGCTGGGCAGTGTTGGGTTCATCATCTCCATCATATCAAAAAAGCTATTTTCTTCCATACTAGTCTTATCTTCCAAGTTGAACCACTCCTGCTCATATGTTGCTGTCATGTTCTCATTCTTCAGCACTTCCAGAGAAGgttcttcatcttcctcttcaagTAAGTCTCTCAGAAGTGCACCATCAAATTTCTGTGAGTTCTAGGTCTTCCGGTTCATCGATTTGATAGCTTGAACCACCCTCTAAGGAATCCAAAGACATTGATTGGAGCTgtagaaaagaaacaaagaaagaaagaaaggtggAAGGTTATGGAAACCAGTACTTAATTACAAGATAGAAGgataaggtatatatatatagatatggaGTTGTATATATAGTGCATGGAGTAGGCATGGtccatttattctttttttttttgtacgcCCATACAAGTGATGGTAGCTATTTGGTCACGAGGATGTATGAGCATCAAGTTGGAGAATTACAGGTACCTAATTTTGCTGAAAAAATGAACAATACAAACCACATACGAGTCTCCATGAAAAGATCACATAAAGCTTATCAAAAAGATGACAAGGTCCCTGCTTATCCCATCTTCTCACGGCATTACACCTTATCAGCAAAAGATGCAATTTTTTGCGTTTTGGGGTGGTCCCTTGTCCATGACTTACAAATCCGCCTGGACTTGTTGTTGATCTCAAGCCCGGATAAAGGATAAGGGTTGCGGTGATGTTCATTGGGGTGTGGATTCCTAGTCATGATTTGTCAAACTTATGAACACGAGTCTAAATGAGAATATCATTGGGGCGTGAATTTCCGATGATGTTCTCATatactcatgtagccgacctcAAATTTTTAAGATAAAGACTcggttgatgttgatgatgaggtTGAAATGGCGGAGTTTGGTCCAATCTTTAAACTTAAAAGGAAAGACATCAAGGAAATTGTGTTCGGGGTCATCTTGCTTCGAATGATCCTTCTTTTTTTATGCATCAAACAAATGTTTGGTGTAGATCAATGGACAAAGAGTGGCAATAGCAGCCTGTGGTGAACCTTATCAATTGTCCATGATTTTTCTTTCATGGGTGGTGGCAGGTGAATCCCTATACAAGTAAACACTGGTCCActtatgttgtcatttcaacgTCGCttgcttgtgagttgtgactcaTATTGAAAACAACTTGTACCTAATGTTGTCTATATTGAATTGATaccaaaaagaaatgaaagaccTTGAAAAGAAGACGACAAATATAACTTAGAATAACTGGTCGGAATCATATGGAATCTCCGGCTTATCATCATCGGCAAATCTTGAATGACCTTTAAGGCAAGGCAACCATTGAaacttattttttaagaaagaagaaaccaaCATATAAAAACTTCGTTTCCAGCCAATCAAGAGGTACATTGTTCACCCAAAATCACAAGGCAACTTCATCTTTCTACCACCAATTCATCCACTTTCAGCTCAAAACTTTGTACGTTTTATCATACTTGAGCTGGATCATTGCATTTGAATAGGAAGGTCATGAATACAGATGAAGATTTCTGATATATCCAACTGAATCTCCTCATAATTGAGACTTCGGGTTCTAGGCAAAGAATGTTAAATAAGTATCAGGGCAGTCTGCAGCTCAATAAACAGCCCCTATGTCATCCCAAGTATAATTTCACAGAGTGGCAATGGCCATCGTTCATATCCTCCCACAAAGTCTTCAAAGAATAACAAGTGACAATCACACATCACCAATAAAAAGGTACAAGTGACAACCACACATCACCAATAAAAAGGTAAACTGCTCCCGGGAATTGAACCTTTAACCTATATGTTGCACTTGCAACTCTACTATTAGGCCATATGTTTACTTGCGAACACACATAGCCAATCATCATCAGAATCTTTGTCCCAAGTACAAgtaattaaaacaaaaacaaagggcTTATAAGTTTCCCTTCTATCATGGAGCATCCAAAGGGAAAGGGAACAAGTTAGGCTAGAGAATATGTCCGGTGGGCCATGTTCATTctcacaaattttattttaagtttcaattcccagaaggaaaaaaaaaatagatgctATAATTTCAATAcactatttttttccccttttggaCTGACTAGTCTCGTTGATTTGAACCCACGCCCTCATAATAGGGTGACGAGTACCTAACCAGGTGCTACTAAAATTTTACTACACAATTAAGGAGCATCAACAGAATGAGAACAAAGAAACACTATAAAGAATAGTAAGAATCTgcatatgtggagagattgagAGAAGCTGCCGAGAATAGGCAAACAATTCACATAGCCATCAACTAGTTTAGAAGATCATTGTACTTAAAAAAGTTAACAAAGCTAATGAGAGGCACTATGACTTCCTGTTTATCACAATGATCATTCTGTGCTTTATTCTCTCTTGTATTCATAGAATCTTTAAGCATTTAAACTTACCTGGTTCTAGTAACTACCTTATTTTATGGAGGCAGCAAGAGACATTTTATGCACGGCAGCAAGAGAAATGATCCACTCGTCACATAGTTGTTGGTTGGGAAACTCGTTTGGCTTCAAGTGTCTTCTCATATTCTTCGATGGACTTGAAGAGCTCTGAGAAGTTTCCCTTTCCAAACCCTCCACATCCACCCTTCTGGTATACCTTGCCTTGTTCATCTCTGAGCATGCAACCTACTCTCTGGATAATCTC contains:
- the LOC119981767 gene encoding persulfide dioxygenase ETHE1 homolog, mitochondrial-like; amino-acid sequence: MILRMNLNRLSICTHSLSPRISSWTTSSLAAKTGYLKSPSRMAYSAPSGAAYTTSSGEASPLKDNKLLFRQLFEKESSTYTYLLADVAHPDKPALLIDPVDKTVERDLSLVKELGLKLIYAINTHVHADHVTGTGLLKTKFPGVKSVISRASNSKADLHIEAGDKIYFGGLFLEVRATPGHTLGCVTYVTGDGPDQPQPRMAFTGDALLIRGCGRTDFQGGSSEQLYKSVHSQIFTLPKDTFIFPAHDYKGFTVSTVGEEILYNPRLTKDGETFKNIMENLNLPYPKMIDVAVPANMVCGLQDLSAKNVEAMAN